Part of the Candidatus Omnitrophota bacterium genome, ATTAAACCCGGGCAGAAGATAATTGTTTCAAAAGCCTGATGAACTTTAAATATGAGCCCCATTGACAGCAAAAAATTGGCAGTCATCCATATCGTTAAGAAAGAGATAGGCTTAAGCGATGAGGAGTACAGGGAAATTTTAGAAGGCGTAGCAGGTGTAACCAGCGCTAAAGACCTTGATGAGGCTGCTTTTAGGAGATTGATGAATTATTTTGTCCGTAGCCGGCATTATCAAGTCAATAAATTTGGGCTTACCGTAAAACAGAAGTTATACATAGAGCATCTTGCTTATGAACAGTTGGGGTGGAGTAAACAGCATTTAATTAACTTCATGCAGAAGTATTACCACAAGTCAAATCTTAACTTTCTTCCCAAAAAAGAGGCCAATCATCTTATTTATTCCCTGAAAGCGATTATTGAACATGAAAATAAGGGCTTATCCTACAGCTAAAACGAGACCTGTCCCCAAACGGGGGCACTTCTCTGTGGGGCAGGAGAAACGGTCCTGGCTTTCTTTTGTTAATTTTTTGGGAAAACTATGATAAAATTATAATAAATAAGGAGGGAGTATGGATATAAAAGGTAAGGTGGTTTTTTCCTCAGGCAAAAAGGGCGATTATGATATTTGGACTATTAACCTGGCAAGCAAAGAAATAAGTCAGCTTACTTCCGGGCCTTTCTGGAATGATTGCCCAAAGTGGTCTCCGGATGGCAAAAAGATTGTTTTTATATCCAATAGAAGCGGGACACCTGAAATATTTATAATGGATGAAGACGGCAAAAACCAGCAGCAAATTACCAGCAGCGGCAAATGGCACAATACGCCTGATTGGTCCCCGGACGGAAAGCAGATCGTGTTCTGCGCAAACTATAAGGAGAACATCGATGTTTTTGTAATGAATATAGACGGC contains:
- a CDS encoding DUF1018 domain-containing protein; this translates as MSPIDSKKLAVIHIVKKEIGLSDEEYREILEGVAGVTSAKDLDEAAFRRLMNYFVRSRHYQVNKFGLTVKQKLYIEHLAYEQLGWSKQHLINFMQKYYHKSNLNFLPKKEANHLIYSLKAIIEHENKGLSYS